GGTTTAGCCATAATGTTCACAGTTCTCGGTTTGAATTTTCTGGGGGATGGTTTAAGAGACGCTATGGATGTGAGACAAACGGGGCGCGAGTAATTTTACTCAGATGAAAATTCGGGAGATATTTGTGCTGGGCGATTCGAAGGAGGGTTTGAAGAACACCGGGGCTGTAGACATGGGCCTGGATTTCTTTTTCGAGATTATAAATGTCGGCCATAACAGGCTCTCCATTTTCCAAAAAGAGGTAGAAGAGATATTCCGAAAATGGATAGGTTTTGCTCGCCGTAAAAAACCGGAGGAAGATTCCGCCGGGTCTTATAATTAAAGTTTTTCGGGTAATTCCAACCGACGAAAGGATAGAGTGGGCGAACACTTCGATGGTTCCACCCAGGATTAAGAAGGAGAGGCCTCCCCCTAATAGATAAGATTCTTTTTCTTCCTGATGATCGGGAAAAAGCCCCATGATAATGAGGGAGAAAGGGAAAAGAAGCACGAAAAGGCTAAAGCAAAGAAAGGTATTCCGCTGCCATCTGGGGTGCTGAAAATTCATTTATCCCGCTTGATTATTTTAGTTTTTCCGCGATTTGTTTTCGATTCAGGGCTTTTTCCAGGCTGGTTCTCGCCTCATCCAAAAGCTGGAGATTATCACCGGCCGAAAGGAGTTTTTCTTCAGCCCGTGCGATAGCCTCCGAAACCTTTATCATGTCGATCTCTTCAGGCTTCTCGGCGAGTTCCGCTAAAACAATCACCCTGTTCTGGTAAACCTGCGCAAATCCCCAGCTTACAGCCACAAAAGACATTTTACCCCCTTTCCGGTAGGTTAATTCACCAATTCGAAGGGTTGAGAAAAAGGGGGCATGGTCGGGCAGTACGCCAAAATCGCCCAGCGTTCCCGGGGCAATGATTTCATCCACTTCTTCGCTGACGATTAATCGCTCAGGGGTAACAATATCTAAATGGATTTTATTTCCCATATTTATCCTAGGGGCTTACGTCGCCCCCTCCACCGGAAAAGCCGGATGGAGCCTCCCCTTCTCGCTCGCATTGCTCGCTGGGCAGGTACCCGCAAGCTTGATTGTGGGTACCTACTTTTTCTGGCTTAGTTTTGCAGCTTTTTCAACCGCTTCCTCAATGGGGCCAACCATATAAAAGGCTTGTTCGGGGAGGTCGTCATATTTTCCTTCAACTAATTCCTTAAAGCTTCGAACAGTATCCTTCAGCTTGACATATCGGCCTGGCGAACCGGTAAACTGTTCGGCCACATGAAACGGTTGAGAGAGAAATTTTTGAATCTTTCTGGCCCGGGCGACCAGTAACTTATCATCTTCGGACAATTCGTCCATTCCCAAAATAGCGATAATGTCCTGGAGTTCCTTATACCGTTGAAGGATGGCCTGAACTGAACGGGCCACTTTATAATGCTCTTCTCCCACGACCTTGGGATCAAGCACGCGGGAGGTTGAATCGAGAGGATCAACCGCAGGGTAAATCCCCAGTTCCGTCAGCGCACGGGAAAGCACCGTTGTGGCATCAAGGTGAGCAAACGCCGTGGCGGGAGCCGGGTCTGTTAAATCGTCAGCGGGAACATAAACCGCCTGAACCGATGTGATCGATCCTTTTTTAGTCGTTGTGATTCTTTCCTGAAGCGCTCCCATTTCTCCGGCAAGGGTTGGCTGATAACCAACGGCTGAAGGCATCCGTCCCAAAAGGGCCGAAACTTCAGACCCGGCCTGGGTAAACCTGAAGATATTATCGATAAAGAGCAATACATCCTGGTTTTCTTCATCTCTGAAATACTCCGCCATCGTTAATCCGGACAAACCGACGCGAAGCCTGGCTCCGGGAGGTTCGTTCATCTGCCCGTAAACCAGAGCCGTTTTACTTAAAACTCCCGATTCTTTCATTTCAGTCCAGAGATCATTCCCTTCACGAGTTCGCTCTCCGACACCGGCAAAAACGGAATACCCGCCATGTTCCTTGGCGCAGTTATGGATCAGCTCCATAATGATCACTGTTTTACCCACCCCGGCGCCGCCAAACAAACCGGTCTTTCCCCCTTTTGCATAGGGCTCTAACAGGTCGATGACCTTGATCCCCGTCTCAAAAATTTCAGTCGCTGTGCTTTGTTCTTCAAAGGAAGGCGCCGGTCTGTGAATGGGAAGCCTTTTTTTAGCAGCCACCGGCCCCATTTGATCCATCGGCTCGCCGATCACATTTAAAATTCTCCCCAACGCCTCTTTTCCTACAGGAATAGAAATGGGCGCACCGGTGTCCTGAACCGCCATTCCACGAACCAGGCCGTCGGTCGACGACATGGAAATGGTTCTCACTCTGTTCTCTCCCAGATGCTGGGCTACTTCCAGAGTCAGACGGATCTCTTCCTGCTGTTTTTTTTCATCAGGGAGAATTTCAACTTTCAACGCGTTATAAATAGTGGGAAGGTTCCCTCCGGGAAACTCAACGTCGACCACCGGTCCAATGACCTGGACTATCTTGCCTGTACTCATCTCTTCTCCTCATCACTGAATGCCGCTAACGGGCCATTTGCTGCGTTCTCGCTTCCACTCCTTGCGACCCACCTCCAAAAATATGATGGAGGAAGTCCCCGGAGGGGGCAACTGACCCCTTATCGATATTCAGAATTTCATTTTAGGGCTTCTGATCCGCCCACAATATCCATTAATTCCTTTGTAATGGCCGCCTGCCGGGTCTTATTGTAAACCAGGCTCAGCCGGTTAATCATATCTTTGGCATTTCTCGTCGCGGAATCCATCGCCATCATTCTGGATCCTTGTTCACTGGCGGCTGACTCCAAAAGGCCCCTGAAAATCTGAACTTCAACATATCTGGGGAGAAGGGTTTCTAAAACCTCTTCTTCCGCGGGCTCATAAATAAAAGCGCCCTCGCTTTCGTTTTCACCCTGTTGAAAGTCTCCGATAGGGAAAAGCCTTTCGGTGACAATTTTGGTTTGAATGGCAGATCGAAATTCCCCATACACCATGTGAACTTCGTCAAAGGCCCCGCTCAGATAGGCTCCCACAAGTTCCTTCCCGATTTCAGCGGCACGTTCATAGCTGACCCGGTCAGAAAAACCAACCCACTCTTTTCTGATATCGACCACCCGTCGTTTAAAAAAATCCCGTCCTTTTCGACCGATGACATTGACCGAAATTTCCGGCGTCGTGCTCTTCAATTCTCTTAACGTTTCGACCGCCCGACGTAAAATATTCGTGTTAAAACCTCCGCACAACCCGCGGTCGGAGGTCATCACAATGACCTCGATTTTTTTAACCGGACGCTTTTGAAGCAGCGGATGATATTCCCGATTGGTTTTAGCCCCCAGAGCCCCCAGCACTTCTGCCATTTTTTTAGCATAGGGACGCGCCGTCAAAACCCGCTCCTGTGCGCGGCGGAGTTTGGACGCTGACACGAGTTTCATCGCCTTGGTAATCTTTTGGGTATTTTTTACCGAAGCGATTCTTCGACGAATACTTTGTAAACTGGGCATGATCCTTTAACCTGACTTTTTTTGGGCGAACCGCTGGATCGCCTCTGCAAATTTAAATTGAAAAATATTTTTTAAATTCTTCTATTACCTTTTTTATTTTTTGAGTCAGCTCCTGATCCAATGCTTTTTTCTGAACCAGCTCATCTCTCAGCCCTTTATGATTTTTTTCGATATAAGCTAGTAGCTCTTCCTGAAATAGACGAATTTTATCAACCGGGAGATCATCCAGGTAACCGTTAACCCCGGCAAAAATCTCAATAACCTGAAGTTCTGTTGGAAGAGGCTTGTATTGATCCTGTTTTAAAAGCTCAACCATCCGCACCCCCCTGGCCAACTGAGCCTGAGTGGTTTTATCCAA
Above is a genomic segment from Nitrospirota bacterium containing:
- a CDS encoding F0F1 ATP synthase subunit epsilon; this translates as MGNKIHLDIVTPERLIVSEEVDEIIAPGTLGDFGVLPDHAPFFSTLRIGELTYRKGGKMSFVAVSWGFAQVYQNRVIVLAELAEKPEEIDMIKVSEAIARAEEKLLSAGDNLQLLDEARTSLEKALNRKQIAEKLK
- the atpD gene encoding F0F1 ATP synthase subunit beta, with protein sequence MSTGKIVQVIGPVVDVEFPGGNLPTIYNALKVEILPDEKKQQEEIRLTLEVAQHLGENRVRTISMSSTDGLVRGMAVQDTGAPISIPVGKEALGRILNVIGEPMDQMGPVAAKKRLPIHRPAPSFEEQSTATEIFETGIKVIDLLEPYAKGGKTGLFGGAGVGKTVIIMELIHNCAKEHGGYSVFAGVGERTREGNDLWTEMKESGVLSKTALVYGQMNEPPGARLRVGLSGLTMAEYFRDEENQDVLLFIDNIFRFTQAGSEVSALLGRMPSAVGYQPTLAGEMGALQERITTTKKGSITSVQAVYVPADDLTDPAPATAFAHLDATTVLSRALTELGIYPAVDPLDSTSRVLDPKVVGEEHYKVARSVQAILQRYKELQDIIAILGMDELSEDDKLLVARARKIQKFLSQPFHVAEQFTGSPGRYVKLKDTVRSFKELVEGKYDDLPEQAFYMVGPIEEAVEKAAKLSQKK
- the atpG gene encoding ATP synthase F1 subunit gamma; amino-acid sequence: MPSLQSIRRRIASVKNTQKITKAMKLVSASKLRRAQERVLTARPYAKKMAEVLGALGAKTNREYHPLLQKRPVKKIEVIVMTSDRGLCGGFNTNILRRAVETLRELKSTTPEISVNVIGRKGRDFFKRRVVDIRKEWVGFSDRVSYERAAEIGKELVGAYLSGAFDEVHMVYGEFRSAIQTKIVTERLFPIGDFQQGENESEGAFIYEPAEEEVLETLLPRYVEVQIFRGLLESAASEQGSRMMAMDSATRNAKDMINRLSLVYNKTRQAAITKELMDIVGGSEALK